Within the Pseudomonas mendocina genome, the region CGCGGCTATCGCTTTGATGACCAAAGCCGGTATCCGTACGCCCCAGGCGACCACCGCAATCAAGGGTGCGATCAACGCCCTAGCCGCCCCAGGCGAGGCGGCTGCCAAGTCCATGGCTGCTCTGGGCATCGAGTGGAATGGCCTCACGGCGACGCTTGAAGAAATCGCCAGCCGTGGCCTGGGCATCGCCGCCATGAAAGAAATACTGCCTGACGTCGAAGCGCGTACCGCCGTGCTGGCCTTGACGCAGAACATGGCCGGCCTGAAAGCAGAGGTGGAAGCCATGAGCAATGCTGGCGGCGCGCTCGATGCCGCCTATGCCAAGATGGCCGCTACCCCCCAGGCCGAACTGGACAAGTTCAATGCGGCCTGGGGCGAGCTCAAGCTACAGCTTGGCGAGGCTGCTACGGCATTTCTCCCTTTGATCGAGCTTGGCCGTGACGCGGTTACGACGTTCAACGAACTGCCCGCGCCGATGCGTAATCTGGTGGCCGTTCTGCTGGCCGGTGCTGCTGCAACGCTGGCGGTAAGAGCTGCCGTGTTGGCGGTGCGTAATCCCTTCGGCCTTTTCCTGGCCCATATGTCCGCCACCCCGGCCGCTGCAGGCGCTGCCGCGACGGGCATGAGCACCGTAGGCACCGCCGCCACCTCGCTGATTCCCAAACTGCGTACCCTGGCCGACGTCGCCAAGCTGGCCAAGGCTGGCCTGGCTCTAGGTGTGGTGAGCTGGACAGGCAGCAACCTGGTCGAACTGTATGACTCGATTCAGGCGATTCGTGACCTGGAGAAGGCTCAGGCCGACTACCAGGGCAGCCTGCAAGCGACCATTACCAAAACAGCCGAGTATGCCGGCGCAGTGATCCTGCCCGCTGAAACCCTGCGCCGCATGACCGAGGAAGAGCGGCGCGCCTACGCCGAGCGCCTGCGCCTGGCCGAGGAACACTACCGCGCCCAGGGCGAGCTGCTCAGCCGGCAGGACACCAGCAGCGAAATCAACCAGGACGCCCTGGCCAACCAGCGCCGCGCGACGGAGTACCGAAAGGCGCTGACCGCGATCAAGAACGAGCACGCCGAGCGCGAGGCAGCAGAGCGTCGTCATAACGATCAGTTGGCCAAGATCAAGGCCGACAACCTGCAATCGATCCAGGACGCGCTGGGCAAGGAAATCCAGGCCTACGACGAAGCCACCAAGGCGCTGGAAGCGGCGAACAAGAAAACCCAGGCAGCGATGAAGGCCCGCGCCGATATCGCCAAAGAGTTCGACCAGCTCGTCAAGGACATGCGGGCGCCGACGAGCGAAGGCCCGGCCACGTTCGGTGACGTGACCGCGCTCAAGGCTGGTGCCAGAGCATCGCTCCAACGTGGTGACTCGGCCGAGGCAATCCGCCAGGCGCGTGAGGCTGGCGAGATCCTCCGCGAGCTGAAAGAGGCCGGCGCAAACACCTATGGATTTGCCGGTATTGCAGGGGAGTTGGCACAACTGGCAGACGAGGCAGCGCGCCTCGACGAGCTACAGGCCGACGTCGAGCGCATCGACGCGCAGGCACGCCTCGACGAAATCAAAGCGGGCATGGATGACTTGTTGGCCCAGGCCGAGGCGTTCAAGCGCATCGATATCGAGTTCACTGGTTTTGAACAGTCGGCCGAGTACCTGGAGCAACAAGCCAAGGAACTGGCCGAGCGCCTGAAGAAATACATGGTGATCCCGGTTAACTACATCGGAGCCGGTGCAGACGCGGCGTCGGCTGCGTCTACCGCAAACGATAACGCGGGCAACCTGATCAATGGCCAGCCGATCAAGCGTGCCGCTGGTGGCTGGGTCGAGGGTCCAGGGAGCCCAACCAGTGACAGCGTGCTGCTGGCCGCGTCGCGCCGTGAGTTTGTTGTAAAGGCCAGCTCGGCCGCGCGCCTGGGCGCCGCGAACCTGGCCTACATGAACAGCACTGGCGACCTCCCGCGTGAGCACCTGATTCCGGACTTTCCGGACTTCCCGCCGTCGCTCGACCGAATGGGCGACCGCCAGCCTCTTAACCTAGCCATGCCCTGGGGCGGCAGCTACGCCCTGGAGGGCGCCCCGAACGAAGTGAAACGCTTCCAGGATGACCTGGAGCGCGCGCGGCTCATGTTCGGCAGCGTGGGAGGGCCGCGGAAGTGATCGAGGACATCGTCCCGCTGGTGCTCGGAGGTATCGAGATACTGCCGCACTCCGGCCCGATCCGGCAGCGCTACGAATACTTTGGCGGCAGCCGTGAGCTACGCATGGCCAGCGGCCGAGGCGTCAAGCAAACCCACTGGCGTAAGACCTCCACGTCGATCAGTGCAACGGGCCACCTTGATCCGGCGCTTGAGTCGCTCGACTACAGCCGCCCGCTGGAGCTGCTGTGTGTTGCGCCGAAGTGGGTCGGCGGGACTGCCCTGGTGTACGAGCTGCCTGCCGCGCAGAAGCGCCGCCCCGACCAGCAGCCCTGGGCAATCGCCATGGTTGGCGGCAACTGGGTCGATACCGGCCTGGTGCTCGATGGCGACGTCGCGACCGTGGCGCCGATCCCCGGTGCCAGGGCGTACCGGGTGGGCTGGCTGCCGCGCCTGATGGTGCTCACTGACGGGCCGGTTACTGAAACAGACGACAGCCGCGAGCTGATCGATTGGTCTATGGATGCGCGGGAGGCGTGATGCAGCGACATATCAACCATTGGCAGACCGCACTGAGCGCAACGCTCCCGGTCGGCGCCGAGCAAATGACCGTGCCGGCTGCTGCGGCCGGGCTGCTGACCCTCACCGATGGAGCCTGGTACAAGGCCACGATCACGAATGCCGCGCGCAGCGCATGGGAAATCGTCATGGTGACAGCACGAGCGGGCGGCGTGCTGAACATCGCCCGCGCCCAGGAAGGGACGAACGCGGCCGAGTGGCCGGCCGGTAGCGTGGCGTTCATCGAGCTGACGGCGGGTGCCCTGCACGACATTGCGTCCAGGTTCGCCGCGCTGGAGGCCAGGGTCGCCGCCCTGGAAGCGGGCGGCGGCCCCGATCCAGAGCCCGAGCCGGACGGTGCGCTAGTAGATGGGGCCGGCAATGTCCTGGTCGACCAGCAAGGCAACACGCTGGTGATGGGCGCGGCCGACACTGACCCCGAGCCTGTGCCAAATGGTGCGCTAACGGATGGGGCCGGCAACACGCTGGTCGATCATGCCAATAATCTGTTGGTGACCGGCTAATGCTCGGCCTCGGCCCCCTCAACAGCTTCCCGATGAACACCCTGTCGGTGATGCAGGGTGCCGCTGTGGTCGTGCCCGATAGCCAGGCCTGGCGCGTGCGCGTGCTGATCGGCGGCGAGGACATGTCCGACCGGCTGACGGGTGTGGCCAGCATCGAATTTGAAGAGTCAGGCAGCCGACTCTGCACCCTGCGCCTATTGCCCGATGCGGGCGTGTTCGAGCCGGACGCATTCACCGGCCGGCCGGTGACCTTCTACCACCAGCGCCTGGAGGGCGACGTGGTAGCCGCGCAGTTGCTGTGGTTTACCGGCGAGGCGATGCAGCCGAGCGTTGACCTGAGCAGTAAGGTGGTCACGATCACGGCCACCTGCCAGCGCCAGCGACGCCTGGCCGACATGACCACTGAGCAGATCGCGGCGTTGATACCAGGTGACTATGCCGTGGGGGTATTTGGCGAGATCGAGGATGGCGAGCGCTATGCGGCCGACCTGCTGAGCACTCGCGCGCTGGCGCTGGACTGTGGCGCTGATGGGCAGTTCAGGCTGACAGCGTGGGAAGCGGCACCGGTTGCCCACTATACATTCACAGCGGACGAAATCATTGACGACACGCTGCGGCTCACTCTCGCGACTGCTGATCAACTGCTCAATCGAGTTGAGCTGACAGTCGAATACCGATACCAGCGCCTGCGCCATCGTGAATACACATTCGCTTGGGAGCATCCGGCCGGGTCGTTCTGTGTGTGGCTGGCCGACAACACCCAACTGCCGACCCTGAGCATGCTGACCGGTGCGCTCGATCAGGCGAACTGGTCGACGCTGGGGCTCACATACGAAGCGCTGCCACCGTCGATGCCAAACCCCTGCGGCAGCGGTGGTGCGTGGATAAACCGCTACACCGCCGACCCGCACTTGCTTGAGTTCAATGCCCGTGTGGGCGCCCGCGTAGCGCAGACGCTGACAGAGACCTACAAGCTGACTCTGGAAGTCGATGGCTCACTGACGGCCTACGGTGTGCGCGGCGGGACAGCGCGTTATTCGGACGATGTCGAGTTTGACGGCGGCGAGTGGGAAGGCGAAGACGGCCCACGTCCAGAGACCGCCGTGCTCGATGAACTGGGCGACTGGATCATCGACCAGGACGAGCCTGAACGGCGCAACAATCTGCTGCGCACGGCCTATGCAGTCGAGTACGTGCGCATGCACGCCAGCCATCGCCTGAGCCGCCTCGCGTTTCAGACGCCGATCACTGATGACGTGTTCGACCTGGTGCATACCATCCAGGTCGAAGCGCTGGGCGTGCGGGCCAAGGGCAAGGTGGTACGTGGTGCCGCGCGCTGGGATCACGACAGCGGCGAAGCCGTCGCCGAGCTAGAACTGGCGCTGACCAGGGTCGGCCAGGTCGAGGCCGGAGCCGGCTTCATCCTGCCGGATCGGCCGGAGTTCGATTTTGGCGCCCCGCCCGAGGCCATCGCCCACCTGGCGACCCAGCTGGGCGGCCGGTTCACGTCGCCCCCTTATGACGAAGACCTTGACGGGTTCGCAGGCAACTACGGCTGGGAAACACCCAGCGCGGAAGGCCACCCGCGACGCCTACAGATCACCACGCCTGATATTGCGGCCGAGCATCGAGACCCGGCCGAGGCAACGCGCGAGCAGACGTATTCCGTCGGCCTACCGAGTGACCTGCTGCTACTGGAGGTGGCATGAGCTATCAGCGTCTGATCAGTGACCTGCAAGGCCTGTTGCAGCCTGAGCGACAGCAGGGGCTGCCCGTCGTAGCACGGCGCGGAGTTCGGGCAGGCAAGCGCATCAGCGTGCCCTATGTCGCCCCGCCGACCGGAGCCGGTATCTCATGGCCCCTGGTCGAGGGCGGCGGTGCTGGTGATACGGCCGAGTACGCTCGGACATTCCACGGCAGTTCAACAGTCCTGGTTACAACTGATGGGCTCGTAGCGCTGGAGCTACCTCAGGTCGCCGCCATCACAATGCATGACGCCAACGGAGAGGTTGGCGAAATTCGATTCGCAGAGCGCCCGGTAGCGGAGGGCGAGCCGTGATCGACATAGACCTCGCACTGCCCAACTACAGGGCCTTTGGCTTCCCATGCCATGGGTTGGTCAAGGGGGCGCTGATGGAGCTGCCGAACGGCTCCACGATTGAAATCAACTCACCGCAGAACGGAGACAACTGGTTGTTGGCCGTACCTGGAGCACCTGGTGCGGTTCGTACCCCAGACGAGTCTCTGAAAGACGAGGCGAGAGGCTGGAGCTGGCCCGTGGACATTCTCTGCTGGCCAGGTGGTTTCGTGCACGGCGTTGCGTGGCAGAACGTGTCGAAAACTGCCCAGCAAATAGAAGCGGCGGCTCGTTTTGTTTATGCCGAGGCGCCAGGCCGGTGCTGGTTCGTAGGTATGCGTGGGGTATCTGGCGGGCCGGTTGGAAGGCGTCTAGAAGTTTCCATCATTTCGACGCATGCGCCAGGCAACTCTGCGCCGGTCATCATCTACCCAGCTATGCCAGATGGTGTTACGGGCGAAATGCTGCCCGATCATCTGCAACTGGCGGACGTCTCCCGCCGTGGCGACGCGGCGATATTCCGTGCGAATGGGTACGGACAGCACCTTTTCGTGTTGCGGTTGACGCGTGCAGATGACACCTGGACGGCCGAACTGGAATACATAGGAGGCCCATCTACTGCAGAGCGTACCGGCTACTCCGCGCAGTGGAACACGCTCCAGGCAGCTATAGCGCTGGAGGCAGGTAACACCGAGGTGCTAGACGGCGCGTGGTTCTGGACCGGCGACGATGAGCCGGAATATTTCTCTGAGTATCGAGGCGTGCCTCTCAAGACGCCGCGTGTCACCTACGAGGCCGCCGTTGCTACCCCGCAGAGTCACCCGGATGTGGCCCTGTTTCCTATCAACGTCAGCGCCCAGGATGGCGAAGTGCGCTGGGACCTGGGGAACGAGATCGTCACGGCCTGGTTTGACGACGACGGCAACGTCCAGCT harbors:
- a CDS encoding phage tail tape measure protein, translated to MTDVRLSVSVDADAGRRTMQAFQAGYKALVDQLRQPLGQIGAFRDLQASLVQNEAQLNATRQRVRELRDELIRTEKPTRDQQNAYRAATTEATNLERAIASQRGQLAQLSAALKTAGVDTNQLSNEQKRLAADMAQAARAADQQARIAGARDALGVRPHREIRGEIVQLQRQYQLLARTGQLTSSELAQAKVRLRERVSELEQGTNGWAQSLTQVRLQVGAAAAGMGAMVYAGGALLSFYAQFAQRMGEVNSITDLNQAQFQALSTDVRQLSQAMGKDAAQSAAALYDILSSGVSPDNSIKTLELATRAAVAGVTDTATAVRGGLSVVNAYGEDIENLGLRYDQLFLTVRDGVTTFPELANYIGDTLPTAKAAGVEFSEVAAAIALMTKAGIRTPQATTAIKGAINALAAPGEAAAKSMAALGIEWNGLTATLEEIASRGLGIAAMKEILPDVEARTAVLALTQNMAGLKAEVEAMSNAGGALDAAYAKMAATPQAELDKFNAAWGELKLQLGEAATAFLPLIELGRDAVTTFNELPAPMRNLVAVLLAGAAATLAVRAAVLAVRNPFGLFLAHMSATPAAAGAAATGMSTVGTAATSLIPKLRTLADVAKLAKAGLALGVVSWTGSNLVELYDSIQAIRDLEKAQADYQGSLQATITKTAEYAGAVILPAETLRRMTEEERRAYAERLRLAEEHYRAQGELLSRQDTSSEINQDALANQRRATEYRKALTAIKNEHAEREAAERRHNDQLAKIKADNLQSIQDALGKEIQAYDEATKALEAANKKTQAAMKARADIAKEFDQLVKDMRAPTSEGPATFGDVTALKAGARASLQRGDSAEAIRQAREAGEILRELKEAGANTYGFAGIAGELAQLADEAARLDELQADVERIDAQARLDEIKAGMDDLLAQAEAFKRIDIEFTGFEQSAEYLEQQAKELAERLKKYMVIPVNYIGAGADAASAASTANDNAGNLINGQPIKRAAGGWVEGPGSPTSDSVLLAASRREFVVKASSAARLGAANLAYMNSTGDLPREHLIPDFPDFPPSLDRMGDRQPLNLAMPWGGSYALEGAPNEVKRFQDDLERARLMFGSVGGPRK